A window of the Pedobacter frigiditerrae genome harbors these coding sequences:
- a CDS encoding DUF4286 family protein, whose amino-acid sequence MLLYNVTVMIEDSAAEEWLQWMQEIHIPEVMATGKFVSNRLLKVLDSPNEGVTYCTQYVAENLAEYDDYQANYAPALQADLQSKFENRFVAFRTLMEFV is encoded by the coding sequence ATGTTATTATACAACGTTACAGTAATGATAGAAGATTCGGCTGCTGAGGAGTGGTTGCAATGGATGCAAGAAATCCATATCCCAGAAGTAATGGCAACTGGAAAATTTGTTTCCAATCGCCTCTTAAAAGTTTTAGATTCTCCTAACGAAGGCGTTACCTATTGCACCCAATATGTAGCTGAAAATTTAGCAGAATATGACGATTATCAAGCAAACTATGCTCCTGCTTTACAAGCAGATTTACAAAGTAAGTTCGAAAATAGATTTGTTGCTTTTCGTACCTTGATGGAGTTTGTGTAA
- a CDS encoding flagellar motor protein MotB, giving the protein MKNTFLALAILLIASTISSCVILSPKKYKALLAKQDSLSSTLTEAQLNGESLEQRITRLRKDTADLNGQLADLRAQHNEMEANYAKLRNNSSAEINKLSGNLNKLSDDLKKREQRLKEVEEILRKRDEATNQLKAKLQEALLGFTKNGLTVEIKNGKVYVSLTDKLLFPSGSIIIDEKGKQALTQLATVLKQQPEINIAVEGHTDSQKINNLGQIKDNWDLSVLRSTSVVRFLTEEQKVESVRMTATGKGQYQPLNPNTTAENRSKNRRIEIVLSPKLDELYDLIKQ; this is encoded by the coding sequence ATGAAGAATACCTTTTTAGCTCTTGCCATACTTTTAATTGCATCAACTATTAGTTCGTGTGTCATTTTATCACCTAAAAAATATAAAGCCTTATTGGCAAAACAAGATTCGTTAAGTTCAACCTTAACTGAAGCTCAATTAAACGGCGAAAGTTTAGAACAACGCATTACTCGTCTGAGAAAAGATACAGCAGATTTAAATGGTCAATTGGCTGATTTAAGAGCTCAGCATAATGAAATGGAAGCTAATTATGCAAAACTGCGTAACAACAGCTCTGCCGAAATTAATAAGCTTTCTGGCAATCTAAATAAATTGTCTGATGATTTGAAAAAACGTGAGCAACGCTTAAAAGAAGTGGAGGAGATTCTTCGTAAGAGAGATGAAGCTACTAATCAGCTTAAAGCTAAATTACAAGAAGCTTTATTAGGCTTCACCAAAAACGGTTTAACTGTTGAAATTAAAAATGGTAAAGTATATGTTTCATTAACGGATAAATTATTGTTTCCTTCTGGAAGTATCATCATTGATGAAAAAGGAAAACAAGCTTTAACGCAATTGGCTACAGTATTGAAACAACAACCAGAAATTAATATCGCGGTTGAAGGTCATACAGATTCGCAGAAGATAAATAACTTAGGTCAGATTAAAGATAATTGGGATTTAAGTGTGCTTCGTTCTACATCAGTAGTTCGCTTTTTAACGGAAGAGCAAAAGGTAGAAAGTGTGAGAATGACTGCCACAGGTAAAGGACAATATCAACCTTTAAATCCTAATACCACTGCAGAAAACCGTAGTAAAAACCGTAGAATTGAAATTGTACTTTCACCTAAATTGGATGAGTTGTACGATTTGATTAAACAATAA
- a CDS encoding DUF2461 domain-containing protein, giving the protein MLNKKTFDFLNALTENNNREWFAENKYLYEEAKEDLFPFIAKLIKELAAIDPAYSASTEPKKALMRIYRDVRFSKNKDPYKKNYGIAFDVKGYGPRTPSYYLHLQPDNCFFGVGFWQPEAPVLKSIREEIDYSTSEFLDIINAKDFKSIYKLSKEDTLKNAPKGYDIDHPQIDFLKLKSFITIYKIKDEEFFKTEIVNKLITAFKTIQPFVLFLRKATDIG; this is encoded by the coding sequence ATGTTAAACAAAAAAACTTTCGATTTCCTTAACGCTTTAACGGAAAATAATAATCGCGAATGGTTTGCAGAGAACAAATATTTGTATGAAGAAGCCAAAGAAGATTTATTCCCGTTTATAGCAAAGTTGATAAAAGAACTAGCAGCAATAGACCCAGCATATTCTGCAAGTACTGAGCCTAAAAAAGCATTAATGCGTATTTACAGGGATGTTCGTTTTAGCAAGAATAAAGATCCTTACAAAAAGAACTACGGAATTGCATTTGATGTAAAAGGATATGGACCACGTACTCCTAGCTACTATTTGCATTTACAACCAGACAATTGTTTTTTTGGCGTAGGGTTTTGGCAGCCAGAAGCGCCAGTTTTAAAAAGCATTAGAGAAGAAATAGACTACAGTACTTCAGAATTTTTGGATATAATTAACGCTAAGGATTTCAAGAGTATCTACAAATTAAGTAAAGAAGACACCTTAAAAAATGCACCTAAAGGTTATGACATTGATCACCCACAAATTGATTTTTTGAAACTAAAAAGCTTTATTACCATTTATAAAATTAAGGACGAAGAATTTTTTAAAACAGAAATCGTTAATAAGTTAATAACTGCTTTTAAAACTATTCAGCCTTTTGTTCTATTTTTGAGAAAAGCCACTGATATTGGTTAG
- a CDS encoding DUF983 domain-containing protein → MGNDLKKTSKFYALVKGKCPQCRRGAIFTGNIYGFNIQRTNYSCSHCNLRFEIEPGYFYAAMYVSYAMNMIEMISTGFATYYLSGGRLDFDSLWLYVGVIFLGSLLLSPLNYRYSRIILLHWLSPKIKYKVDYDN, encoded by the coding sequence ATGGGCAACGACTTAAAGAAAACAAGTAAGTTTTATGCCCTTGTTAAAGGTAAATGTCCTCAATGCAGAAGGGGGGCTATTTTTACAGGGAATATTTATGGTTTTAATATTCAACGTACCAATTATAGTTGTTCGCACTGCAACCTAAGGTTTGAGATAGAACCAGGTTATTTCTATGCAGCGATGTATGTAAGCTATGCCATGAACATGATAGAAATGATTTCCACGGGATTCGCTACTTATTATTTATCTGGTGGTAGACTTGATTTTGATTCACTCTGGTTGTATGTTGGTGTAATTTTTTTAGGTTCACTTTTGTTATCGCCCTTAAATTATCGATATTCACGTATCATATTATTACATTGGTTATCTCCCAAAATAAAGTATAAAGTAGATTATGATAATTAG
- a CDS encoding DUF4302 domain-containing protein, translated as MKKLFYLLFFAAIVFVGCKKSSFESVFDKNPEERMADAISLVNTSLTSSPNGWIATLPTSAGGGYGFYMSFDANQNVIMYSDISDAASTTPATSTYRVTTGLGAMLAFDTYNYISVLQDPKASVYGGTQGSGFSSDVEFTYVRQNADSLFFVGRQYRQPLVMVKATAAQKASYVASAYKTTIDKLKSFFTTNKNPFIEIVSGTNTLKVGVTPNLTNTLSAGKRLDLTGVLADGNTVVSSGQKIASNIDGIDILGTGLIWQGIKFVRLRWKDATTLVLIDGSGKEYIIKNSATPLVPLYQLWGTKYTGMLSEYKTIYPGTSANGAVILNYYHNGLVPPTQPYTFNYGRINFVWNTVNKRLTVNGFSSQNGGTSGWVTATVYSYTVDGAGVYKFTSNAIASGGYVAIPLSKLDTFLLQNRVTFDYHVDGANVYAKVTSVEDPSTVMTFVLQ; from the coding sequence ATGAAAAAGTTATTTTATTTATTATTCTTCGCCGCAATTGTATTTGTAGGCTGTAAGAAATCTTCATTTGAGTCGGTTTTTGATAAAAACCCAGAAGAAAGAATGGCAGATGCCATTAGTTTAGTGAATACATCGCTAACTTCATCGCCAAATGGTTGGATAGCAACTTTACCTACATCAGCTGGTGGTGGTTATGGCTTCTATATGAGCTTTGATGCCAATCAAAATGTAATTATGTACAGTGATATTTCAGATGCCGCTTCAACTACACCTGCCACATCAACATATAGAGTTACCACAGGCTTGGGAGCGATGTTGGCATTTGATACTTATAACTACATATCAGTTCTTCAAGACCCGAAAGCAAGCGTTTATGGTGGAACTCAAGGTAGTGGTTTTTCATCAGATGTAGAATTTACTTATGTAAGGCAAAACGCAGATAGCTTATTTTTTGTAGGGCGTCAATACCGTCAACCGCTTGTAATGGTAAAAGCAACAGCAGCTCAAAAGGCTTCGTATGTTGCAAGTGCTTATAAGACGACAATAGATAAGTTAAAGAGTTTCTTTACAACTAATAAAAACCCTTTTATAGAAATTGTTTCTGGTACCAACACATTAAAGGTAGGTGTTACACCAAATCTAACTAATACGCTAAGTGCTGGAAAAAGACTTGACCTTACAGGGGTTTTAGCAGATGGAAATACAGTGGTTTCAAGTGGACAGAAAATTGCATCGAATATAGATGGCATAGATATACTTGGCACTGGATTGATATGGCAAGGAATAAAATTTGTGCGTTTACGTTGGAAGGATGCAACTACACTTGTTTTAATTGATGGTAGTGGAAAAGAATATATAATTAAAAATTCAGCTACACCTTTAGTCCCTCTTTATCAATTGTGGGGCACAAAATATACTGGTATGTTATCTGAATATAAAACAATATATCCAGGGACATCAGCCAATGGTGCTGTAATATTGAATTATTATCATAATGGTTTAGTACCACCAACCCAACCTTATACATTTAACTACGGTCGTATCAACTTTGTGTGGAATACTGTAAATAAACGCTTAACAGTTAATGGATTTAGTAGTCAAAATGGTGGTACATCGGGATGGGTGACAGCTACTGTTTATAGTTATACAGTTGATGGTGCAGGAGTATATAAGTTTACTTCTAATGCTATTGCCTCTGGTGGATATGTTGCAATACCTTTATCTAAGTTAGATACATTTTTACTGCAGAATCGTGTAACTTTTGATTACCATGTAGATGGAGCTAACGTTTATGCTAAGGTTACGAGTGTTGAAGATCCTTCAACGGTTATGACATTTGTACTTCAATAA
- a CDS encoding substrate import-associated zinc metallohydrolase lipoprotein — translation MKKNIFKTLSFIVLLTMMISCRNEEKLNVDLTKYNIDNPVANTELDAWLKATFLDEYNMDVIYRYSRYFYDNDKNVAPSNTASVRPQMQTVLDGFILPYRKVAGVTFIKKNVPKEWVMYGSGAYQTDGSMILATASAGRRVTIYDINNFDATNSSLVVGKLKTIHHEFTHILNQLVPMPADFQNITKATYNATWTTVADATARDNGYVTPYASSEAVEDFAETTSHLLVFGQAWFDARANASTVAGKAALKAKEASVVQYFTVNLGVDFRKLQQEIQNVVRNQYKYAQASFPYWMGQNLFKTMTTNLEDGLYTANGISTEYATAYNNLKAAILAYSATQKYHLDYVQMRFESTTILTVRAAFSNATTQYFGDYSFTYTINPTTGAVVFTKVANGTGTTFTNGALFTVPFTNTIQAYLTGNNFTAAWLPATINADNFNNFGGFYVTSTPANYFYGSLGQTL, via the coding sequence ATGAAAAAGAATATATTTAAAACGCTAAGTTTTATTGTTCTTCTTACCATGATGATTTCATGCCGTAATGAAGAAAAATTAAATGTTGATTTAACGAAATATAATATAGACAATCCTGTTGCTAACACAGAATTGGATGCTTGGTTAAAAGCAACGTTTTTAGATGAATATAACATGGATGTAATTTATCGTTACAGTAGATATTTCTACGATAATGATAAAAATGTTGCTCCTAGTAATACAGCAAGTGTAAGACCGCAAATGCAAACTGTATTGGACGGGTTCATTTTACCTTACAGGAAAGTTGCCGGTGTTACTTTTATCAAAAAGAATGTTCCTAAAGAGTGGGTAATGTACGGTTCTGGTGCTTATCAAACTGATGGTTCAATGATTCTAGCCACAGCATCTGCTGGTAGACGTGTAACTATTTATGATATCAATAATTTCGATGCGACAAACTCTTCTTTGGTTGTTGGTAAATTAAAAACGATACATCATGAATTTACGCACATTTTAAATCAATTGGTGCCTATGCCAGCAGATTTTCAAAACATCACTAAAGCTACTTACAACGCAACATGGACAACTGTAGCTGATGCTACGGCTCGTGATAATGGCTATGTTACACCTTATGCTTCAAGTGAAGCTGTGGAAGATTTTGCAGAAACAACATCACATTTGTTGGTGTTTGGACAAGCTTGGTTTGATGCTCGTGCCAATGCTTCTACAGTAGCTGGTAAAGCTGCTTTAAAAGCAAAAGAGGCGAGTGTGGTACAGTATTTTACGGTGAACTTAGGTGTTGATTTTAGAAAACTGCAACAAGAAATCCAAAATGTAGTAAGAAATCAATATAAATATGCCCAAGCAAGCTTTCCTTATTGGATGGGCCAAAATTTGTTTAAAACCATGACTACTAATTTAGAAGATGGTTTGTACACTGCAAATGGGATTTCTACTGAATATGCAACTGCATATAATAATCTAAAAGCAGCTATTTTGGCTTATAGTGCTACTCAGAAATATCATTTAGATTATGTACAAATGCGCTTTGAATCTACTACCATTTTAACTGTACGTGCTGCATTCTCAAATGCTACTACACAGTATTTTGGAGATTATTCATTTACATATACGATTAACCCAACTACTGGAGCCGTAGTGTTTACAAAAGTAGCTAATGGTACTGGTACAACATTTACTAATGGAGCTCTTTTTACAGTTCCTTTTACCAATACGATTCAAGCCTATTTGACAGGAAACAACTTTACAGCAGCCTGGTTGCCAGCCACTATTAATGCTGATAATTTTAATAATTTTGGTGGCTTTTATGTAACGAGTACACCAGCAAATTACTTTTATGGATCATTAGGTCAAACTCTTTAG
- a CDS encoding RagB/SusD family nutrient uptake outer membrane protein, producing MKLNTKHFLLFGLPLLFTAQSCNKYLDQEPDNRTQINSVSKVAQLVATAYPQYDYYTFTEAASDNAEDKGNGVGTTADVSTLPYFWKDVVGAGTGTSTNYWNGCYSGIAAANQALESIQQNDFGNAVLPYKGEALVARAYAHFMLVTFFAKEYTIGGANDSPGIPYVTVPETKVIQQYDRGTVKSTYEQIEKDLTEGIALLSASAYSVPKYHFTPAAAHAFAARFYLFKGEYQKVIDHANAVVAGGDYTGQVRPFNSSLAAMSTADYQAALTKSDQKHILLLANQYSAYQRLTSPRYGYGQNLVKMFAAGGSSGNITGKAYQNKILSYGVPNYTAYKYREYFYVTDQVANIGFPYIMAPLLITDEALLNRGEAYAKLGQYENALKDANLILANTVANYNPAADAATQAKVATFYGVADPKEGIVKLILDIKKAQFLQEGMRWMDILRNHLPVKHNIYDANGVETFVTLEAGDNRRVFQIPEEAKLSGVPLNPR from the coding sequence ATGAAATTAAATACAAAACATTTTTTATTATTTGGGTTGCCACTCTTATTTACCGCACAATCGTGTAATAAATATTTAGATCAAGAGCCTGATAATAGAACTCAAATTAATAGCGTGTCTAAGGTTGCTCAATTGGTTGCAACAGCTTATCCACAATATGATTATTATACTTTTACTGAAGCAGCATCAGACAATGCAGAAGACAAAGGAAATGGAGTTGGTACAACTGCTGATGTGTCTACCCTGCCATATTTCTGGAAAGATGTTGTGGGTGCCGGAACCGGAACTTCAACCAATTATTGGAATGGTTGTTATTCAGGTATCGCAGCGGCTAATCAAGCATTGGAATCAATCCAACAGAATGATTTCGGCAATGCAGTTTTACCTTATAAAGGAGAAGCCTTGGTAGCAAGAGCTTATGCTCATTTTATGTTGGTTACATTTTTCGCTAAGGAATATACAATTGGTGGTGCTAATGATTCACCAGGTATTCCCTATGTAACTGTTCCTGAAACGAAAGTTATTCAACAGTATGATAGAGGCACTGTTAAATCTACCTATGAGCAAATCGAAAAAGATTTAACGGAAGGTATCGCCTTATTATCTGCTTCTGCTTACTCGGTGCCAAAATATCACTTTACTCCAGCAGCTGCACACGCCTTTGCTGCTCGGTTTTATCTATTTAAAGGTGAATATCAAAAAGTGATTGACCACGCTAACGCAGTTGTTGCTGGTGGTGATTATACTGGTCAAGTTAGGCCATTTAACTCTAGCCTAGCTGCAATGAGCACAGCTGATTATCAAGCGGCGCTTACAAAATCAGATCAAAAGCACATTCTCTTATTAGCTAATCAATACTCGGCTTATCAAAGGTTAACTAGCCCGAGATATGGTTATGGTCAAAATTTGGTGAAAATGTTTGCCGCCGGTGGTTCATCTGGGAACATTACAGGAAAAGCATATCAAAATAAAATTCTGTCTTATGGAGTTCCAAATTATACAGCTTATAAATATCGTGAGTATTTTTATGTAACGGATCAAGTTGCTAATATTGGATTTCCATATATTATGGCTCCATTGTTAATAACAGATGAAGCTTTATTGAACAGAGGCGAAGCTTACGCTAAATTAGGACAGTATGAAAATGCACTAAAGGATGCAAACCTTATTCTCGCAAATACTGTAGCTAATTACAATCCGGCAGCAGATGCAGCTACACAAGCAAAAGTAGCTACATTTTATGGTGTCGCAGATCCTAAGGAAGGTATAGTAAAATTGATTTTAGACATTAAAAAGGCCCAATTTCTACAAGAAGGAATGAGATGGATGGATATCTTAAGAAATCATTTGCCTGTTAAGCATAACATTTACGATGCAAACGGCGTAGAAACCTTTGTTACATTAGAGGCCGGTGATAATCGTCGTGTTTTCCAAATTCCTGAAGAAGCTAAACTTTCTGGTGTTCCTTTAAATCCTAGATAA